A single region of the Lycium barbarum isolate Lr01 chromosome 2, ASM1917538v2, whole genome shotgun sequence genome encodes:
- the LOC132628728 gene encoding uncharacterized protein LOC132628728, which produces MEPYQQAYKLESYRRRLGIKTAMSNVSGKIWSFIDEEYEVTVLMDTDQQLTLKLFHWDTNLDMIVTLVYAKCDRIDRIELWDSMYNLASDMTLPWLVGGDFNVIVDEEEKYGGLPVTLNEVEDFRHCIQTCNLSDLGYKGSIFTWWNGRAADECVFKRLDRCLGNFELQQQFLGLEVSHLIKLGSDHSPLLLECKQEVQQFKKSFNFLNFWTKHAEFLQVVKDNWKTDVVANYFMTFNVKLKKLKKVLSQWSKATYGDFFQNITNLEEVIKTHEALFEANPSNANREKLQKVQAEMTKALHIEEEYWKQKSGMTWFQEGDKNSKFFHAHVSGRRKRLQLKRIQNSQGQWLETEQEIAEEAVRFYQAQF; this is translated from the coding sequence ATGGAACCATATCAACAGGCTTATAAGTTAGAATCTTATAGGAGAAGGCTTGGAATTAAGACTGCTATGAGCAATGTATCTGGAAAAATATGGTCTTTCATTGATGAGGAGTATGAAGTCACAGTGTTAATGGACACTGATCAACAGCTTACTTTGAAATTATTCCATTGGGATACTAATCTAGATATGATAGTCACTTTAGTGTATGCTAAGTGTGACAGAATTGATAGAATAGAGTTGTGGGATTCCATGTATAATCTTGCATCAGACATGACTCTCCCTTGGCTTGTTGgtggagatttcaatgtcattGTGGATGAAGAGGAGAAATATGGTGGCTTACCTGTCACTTTAAATGAAGTAGAGGACTTCAGACACTGCATTCAGACCTGTAACCTTAGTGACTTGGGCTATAAAGGAAGCATCttcacctggtggaatggaaGGGCAGCAGATGAATGTGTATTCAAGAGGTTAGATAGATGCCTAGGAAATTTTGAACTACAACAGCAATTTCTAGGCTTGGAAGTTAGTCACTTAATCAAGCTGGGGTCTGATCATTCTCCACTGCTGTTAGAATGTAAACAGGAGGTTCAGCAATTTAAGAAATCCTTTAATTTCTTAAATTTCTGGACAAAGCATGCAGAGTTTTTACAGGTTGTGAAGGATAATTGGAAAACAGATGTGGTGGCCAATTATTTCATGACCTTTAATGTCAAGCTGAAGAAACTGAAAAAGGTGTTGTCTCAGTGGAGTAAAGCAACTTATGGTGATTTTTTCCAGAATATAACTAATCTTGAAGAAGTCATCAAAACTCATGAGGCACTGTTTGAGGCAAATCCTTCTAATGCAAATAGAGAGAAACTTCAAAAAGTACAAGCAGAGATGACAAAAGCATTGCATATAGAGGAGGAATATTGGAAACAGAAATCTGGTATGACCTGGTTCCAAGAAGGAGATAAAAATTCTAAGTTCTTTCATGCACATGTTTCAGGAAGGAGGAAAAGGCTGCAGTTGAAAAGAATTCAGAATTCTCAGGGTCAATGGCTTGAGACTGAACAGGAAATTGCTGAGGAGGCTGTTAGGTTCTACCAAGCTCAATTTTGA
- the LOC132628729 gene encoding uncharacterized protein LOC132628729 encodes MLQARDLMDHQIWWQLRMGSSLFWFDNWSGLGPLYFIVPPEFQCNEAIQNVSDVVIDGRWHVPAIGNNFPEDLAEYILTEVKPPAKPGVIDKPWWMLEKNGDFSVKYVWEYIRSRGEKKEVYKKIWVKGLPFKTAFLMWRVWNFKVPLDDVARSWGYHMPSRGSCCVEPKEETVPHIFLRCATAQATWKYFCAAAGINFDGMHLHQLWKKRNRDKHRDKVSTSRVIYQASTDVQQLVRSRKPGIKTVPQKWHDILKILEHFVPTLQVTKVMWKFPSEGIWKCNTDGATRGNPGTSSFAFCVRNSSGDLIHAEARRMGEGTNTESEAQALLQAARYCLSTHVYSFILETDSLLLKNILDREWKPPWNIAFEVEELLDIMDHAEVQVLHIMREGNQLADHLSNYALDHGEVDINSFAELDSKGRNIINSDKLQCPYLRIRTKKRY; translated from the exons ATGTTGCAGGCTAGGGACTTGATGGATCATCAAATCTGGTGGCAGTTGAGAATGGGTTCTTCATTATTCTGGTTTGATAACTGGTCTGGTCTAGGCCCATTATATTTCATTGTGCCTCCTGAATTTCAGTGTAATGAAGCCATACAGAATGTTTCTGATGTAGTTATTGATGGTAGGTGGCATGTGCCTGCCATCGGAAATAATTTTCCTGAGGATTTGGCTGAATACATTCTGACTGAGGTAAAGCCACCTGCTAAACCTGGAGTGATTGACAAGCCTTGGTGGATGTTAGAGAAAAATGGAGATTTTAGTGTCAAATATGTCTGGGAATATATAAGGAGCAGAGGTGAAAAGAAAGAGGTGTACAAGAAAATTTGGGTCAAGGGATTACCATTCAAGACAGCTTTTTTGATGTGGAGAGTATGGAATTTCAAAGTCCCTCTAGATGATGTAGCGAGGAGTTGGGGATATCATATGCCTTCCAGGGGCTCTTGTTGTGTAGAACCAAAGGAAGAGACTGTCCCTCACATATTCTTGAGATGTGCAACTGCACAGGCAACATGGAAATATTTTTGTGCAGCAGCTGGAATAAATTTTGATGGTATGCACTTGCATCAG ctttggaagaaaagaaatagaGATAAGCATAGGGACAAGGTGTCAACTAGCAGAGTTATTTATCAGGCTTCTACTGATGTGCAGCAATTGGTGAGAAGTAGGAAACCTGGAATCAAAACAGTTCCACAGAAATGGCATGATATTCTGAAGATTTTGGAACATTTTGTGCCAACATTACAAGTCACCAAGGTCATGTGGAAATTTCCATCTGAGGGTATTTGGAAGTGCAACACAGATGGAGCAACTAGAGGCAACCCTGGTACCAGTTCATTTGCCTTTTGTGTGAGAAATTCATCAGGTGATTTGATACATGCAGAGGCTAGGAGAATGGGAGAAGGTACAAATACTGAATCTGAGGCACAGGCACTTCTGCAGGCTGCAAGATACTGTTTGTCCACGCATGTCTACTCCTTCATTTTGGAAACTGATTCTTTATTATTGAAGAATATCTTGGATAGAGAGTGGAAACCTCCATGGAACATTGCATTTGAGGTTGAGGAACTGCTAGATATCATGGACCATGCAGAGGTACAGGTTTTGCATATTATGAGAGAGGGTAACCAGTTGGCTGATCATCTTTCTAACTATGCCCTTGATCATGGGGAGGTGGATATTAACTCATTTGCAGAACTAGATTCAAAGGGAAGAAATATTATTAATAGTGACAAACTGCAGTGTCCCTATTTAAGAATCAGAACAAAAAAGAGATATTGA